In Bradyrhizobium manausense, the sequence AATACGTCAAGCAGCTCTACGCGACGTTCATTCCGGGCGTGCTGTCGTGGAACGACTCGAACAACAACAAGGCGTTCCTCAACGGCGAACTCAGCCTGACCCTGAACGGCATCTCGATCTGGACCGTCGGCAAGAACTCCCCTGATCCCAAGCAGCAGGAGATCGCCAAGGACATGAACCACGCGCCGATGCCGATCGGCCCCGTGGGCGTGCCGACCGAGCAGCAGAACGTCCTGGTCTACTACGGCTACAAGCACTCGAAGTATCCGAAGGCGGTCAAGGAATACATCAAGTTCATGATGGACAAGGAGAACTACGACGCGTGGGAGGTTGCCTCCAACGGCTACGTCTCGCCGCCGCTCCCGGCCTACAACGACAACCCGGTGTGGACCTCCGATCCCAAGATCACGCCGTATCGCGACTGTCTGAAGCGCTGCCGCGACAACGGCTATGCCGGTGATCTCGGCTACGCCTCGGCTGCCGTCATGGGCGACTTCGTCGTGGTCGACATGTTCGCCGAAGCCGCCTCCGGTCAGGCCACGCCGCAGGAAGCTGCGAAGCGTGCCGCCGAGCGCGCCAAGCGCTACTATCAGGTCTGATGCGCTATCGCGGCGGCGTCCGGTTCGCCGGACGCCGCTGTCATTTCGTCGAGGAGATTCCGACATGGCGGTTATGGCCGAGCCCGTCGCTGCGCAGGTGAAGCGCAGCAGCTTGTGGAGCAGGGCGTTCGAAAGCCGAAATTTTCTCGGCGCCATGTTCATGGTGCCGGCGATCGCCATCCTGATCCTGTTTCTGGCTTACCCGCTGGCGCTGGGCTTCTGGCTCGGGATGACCGACACCAAGATCGGCGGCGTCGGCCGTTACATCGGCTTCCAGAACTTCGTCTCGCTGTCCAAGGACAGCGTGTTCTGGCTGTCGGTGTTCAACACCATTTTCTACACCGTGTTCGCGAGCATCGTGAAATTCGCGATCGGACTTTACCTGGCGCTGCTGCTCAACGAACGGCTGCCGTTCAAGTCGATGCTCCGCGCCATCGTGCTGTTGCCCTTCGTGGTGCCGACCGTGCTGTCCGCGATCGCCTTCTGGTGGATCTATGACAGCCAGTTCTCGATCATCTCCTGGGTGCTGATCAAAGCGGGCCTGTTGACCCACTACATCGATTTCCTCGGCGATCCCTGGAATGCGCGCTGGTCGGTCGTGCTCGCCAATATCTGGCGCGGCGTGCCGTTCGTCGCCATCACGCTGCTGGCGGGATTGCAGACCATCTCGCCCTCGCTCTACGAGGCCGCCAATCTCGACGGTGCCACCAACATGCAGCGCTTCCGCCATATCACGCTGCCGATGCTGTCGCCGATCATCGCTGTCGTGATGACGTTCTCGGTGCTGATGACGTTCACCGACTTCCAGCTGATCTACACCATCACGCGCGGCGGACCGATCAACGCCACGCATCTGATGGCGACGCTGTCGTTCCAGCGCGCCATCACCGGCGGCAATCTCGGCGAAGGTGCGGCGATCTCGAACGCGATGATCCCGTTCCTGGTCGCGGCAATTCTGCTGAGCTTCTTTGGACTTCAGCGCTCACGCTGGCAGCAGGGCGGGAGGGACTGACCATGACGACCGTAGACGACCAAAGCGTCGGAATGGACTATCTGGAGAGCTTCCCGAAGAAGTTCCTGCGCGTCTACCTCCCGCTCGGCCTGATCGTGGTCTTCCTGCTGTTTCCGTTCTACTGGATGGCGGTGACGACGTTCAAACCCGATGCGGAGATGTACGATTACGAGAAGTACAATCCGTTCCTGATCGCGCATCCGACGCTCGAGCATATCCATAAGCTGTTCCTTGAGACCGACTATCCGCAATGGATGTGGAACACCGTGGTCGTCTCGGTGTCCTCGACCTTCATCTCGCTGTTCGCGAGCGTCTGCGCGGCCTACGCGATCGAGCGTTTGCGCTACAAGGGTTCGCGCTATGTGGGCCTGGCGATCTTCCTCGGCTATCTCGTCCCGCCGTCCATCCTGTTCATTCCGCTGGCCGCGATCGTCTTCCAGCTCGGCCTGTTCGACGGCAATCTGGCGCTGATCCTGACCTATCCGACCTTCCTGATCCCGTTCTGCACCTGGCTGTTGATGGGCTATTTCCGCACCATCCCCTACGAGCTGGAGGAATGCGCGCTGATCGACGGGGCGACGCGGCTGCAGATCCTGACCAAGATCACGCTGCCGCTGTCGCTACCGGGTGTGATCTCGGCGGGTATCTTCGCCTTCACCTTGTCCTGGAACGAGTTCATCTACGCGCTGACCTTCATCTCCTCCTCGGAGAACAAGACCATTCCGGTCGGCGCCATCACCGAACTCGTCAATGGCGACGTCTACCATTGGGGCGCCCTGATGGCGGCGGCCCTGACCGGCTCGGTCCCCGTAGTTATCCTTTATTCCTTCTTCGTAGAGTACTATGTGTCGGCGATGACCGGCGCCGTGAAGGAATGATCGCGGGGCCTGCCTGAGGACGCGCCAGACCCTTCAAGAGCGGCGCGTTCCGGCCAATAAGAAGGAGTAGGCTCTTGCACATTCTGGTTCTGGGCGCTGCCGGCATGGTCGGCCGCAAATTGTGTGAACGGCTGTTGCGCGACGGCCGGCTCGGCAAGAGCGACATCACCAAACTGACCATGCATGACGTGGTCGAGCCCAGGAAGCCGGAAAAGGCAGGCTTTCCCGTCGAGACCGTCTCGGGCGATTTCGCCGTCCCGGGCGCCGCGGAAAAGCTGATTGCCGGCCGCCCCGACGTGATCTTCCATCTCGCCGCGATCGTCTCCGGCGAAGCCGAGCTCGATTTCGACAAGGGTTACCGCATCAATCTCGACGGCACGCGGATGCTGCTCGACGCCGTCAGGCTGGTCGGCGGCGGCTACAAGCCCCGTGTGGTGTTCACATCCTCGATCGCCGTGTTCGGCGCGCCGTTCCCGGATGCGATCGGCGACGAGTTCTTCCATACCCCGCTGCTCAGCTACGGCACCCAGAAGGCGATCGGCGAGCTGCTGCTCGCGGATTATTCGCGCCGCGGCTTCCTCGACGGCATCGGCATCCGCCTGCCGACCATCTGCATCCGGCCCGGCCTGCCCAACAAGGCGGCATCGGGCTTCTTCTCCAACATCCTGCGCGAGCCGCTGGCCGGCAAGGAAGCGGTCCTGCCGGTCTCCGAGGACGTTCGCCACTGGCACGCCACGCCGCGCTCCGCCGTCGGCTTCCTGCTCCATGCCGGCACCATGGACCTCGCCAAGGTCGGTCCGCGCCGCAACCTGACCATGCCGGGCTTCTCGGCAACGGTCGGCGAGCAGATCGCTGCATTGAAGCGCGTCGCCGGCGACAAGGTCGCCGCGCGCATCAAGCATGAGCTCGATCCGTTCATTGTCGGCATCGTCGGCGGCTGGCCGCGCAATTTCGAGGCGAAGCGGGCGCGCGAGCTCGGCTTCACGACCGAAGAAAAATCCTTCGACGACATTATCCGCATTCACATCGAAGACGAGCTCGGCGGCAATTTCGTCGCCTGATCGTTGGCGATGAACAGTCTGGATATGACGATGGCGAGCGTTGCTTGCATCGGTGAATGCATGGTCGAGCTCCGGCAGGCTCAAGGCGGGTCCGCCGGGCAGGGCGGCGGCCTGTTCTCGCGGGGCTTCGGTGGTGACACCCTCAACACGGCGGTGTACCTGGCGCGGCTCGAGGTCAAGGTCGACTATCTCACCGCGCTCGGCGACGACGGCATGAGCGAGGAGATGATCGCGGCCTGGAACGCCGAGGGCGTCGGCACGCGGCGCGTCGTGCGCTTGCCGGGCAAGCTGCCCGGCCTTTACATGATCCAGCTGGACGCCAATGGCGAGCGCCAGTTCTTCCACTGGCGCGACAGCGCGGCGGCGCGCCAGCTGATGAGCCTGCCGGAGACCGACGAGCTGCTCAACTCGCTCCTCAGCTACGACATCGTCTATCTCTCCGCGATCACGCTCTCGATCTACGACGCGGCCGGGCGTGATCGCCTGTTCGCGGCGATCAAGCGCGCTCGCCTGCTCGGCACCCGCTTCGTGTTCGACACAAATTTTCGCGCCCGCGGCTGGCCGGACCGCGATCTCGCGCGCGAGGTGTTTGCCACGGCGTTTGCTGCAGCCGACATAGTCCTGACCTCGACCGAGGATCTGCTTGCGCTCTATCCCGGTGACAGCCGTGAGCAGTTGATGGCGCGCATCCCGACGCCCGAGCTGGTTTTCCGCCTTGCCGAGCCTGTCAGCATGCTGCGCTTCCCTGGGGTTACCTATGAGGTCCGAGCCGAACCCATGACGAAGCCGGTCGTTGATACCACCGCGGCCGGCGATAGCTTCGCTGCCGCCTATATCGCGGCCCGGCTCGGCGGTTCCGATCCGATCGAGGCCGCCCAGGCCGGGCATCGCCTCGCGAGCCTCGTGATCTGCTATCCCGGCGCCATCATTCCGGGCTATGCCATGCCGCCCAAGAAGCGGCACCGGCCGGCGACCACGCGTCAAGCGACCAAGTAACACGAAAAGATCCACAAGATGCCCACGACCGCCCAGCAGAACCATCTCGTCGCGCTGTTCAAGGCCGCGACCGTCATTCCCGTCCTCACCATCGAGCGTATCCAGGATGCGGTGCCGCTGGCGCGTGCGCTGGTTGCCGGCGGCGTCCGCACGCTGGAGGTGACCATGCGCACCCCCGTCGCGATCGAGGCCGCGAGGGCGATGATGGCCGAGGTCCCCGAAGCAGTCGTCGGCATCGGCACGATTCTCAATCCGGTCGATTTCACCCGTGTCGAGAAGCTTGGCGTCGCGTTTGGCATCAGCCCGGGCCTGACCCCCGATCTGCTCAAGGTCGCCTCGCACAGCTCCTTGCCGTTTGCGCCCGGCATCGCGACGGCGTCGGAACTGATGATGGCGCTGTCCTACGGCTTTGACGTCGCAAAGTTCTTCCCGGCCGAGCAGGCCGGCGGCATCAGCGGCCTGCGCTCGCTTCGCGGACCGTTCCCGAACGTGCGGTTTTGCCCGACCGGGGGCGTGGGCGAAGCCAATGCAGCGACTTGGCTTGCCGAGCCCAATGTGGTCGCGGTCGGTGGTTCCTGGCTGTGCCCGACGGCCGAGATCAAGGCCGGGAACTGGGCCGGCATAACTGCCATCTGCCAGCGCACCCTCCGGGCGCTTAAACCTGCGTGAAGTCTTGCCATCCCTGCGCTAAGACTTAGGTCTGCAAGAGACCGCCAGGGAGAAAAGACCATGACCGCCAGCATCGTCGGATGGGCGCATACGCCGTTCGGCAAGTTCGACACCGAAACCGTCGAAAGCCTCGTCACCCGCGTCGCCAATGAGGCGATGGCCGATGCCGGCATTTCGGCCTCCGACGTCGACGAGATCGTGCTCGGCCATTTCAACGCCGGCTTCTCGGCGCAGGATTTTACCGCCTCGCTGGTGCTCCAGGCCGACCCGAAGCTGCGCTTCAAGCCCGCGACCCGGGTCGAGAACGCCTGCGCCACAGGCTCCGCCGCGGTCCATCAGGGCCTGCGCGCCATCGCCGCAGGCGCAGCCAAGATCGTGCTGGTCGTCGGCGTCGAGCAGATGACCCGCACGCCGGGACCGGAGATCGGCAAGAACCTGCTCAAGGCCTCGTACCTGCCTGAGGACGGTGACACCGTCGGTGGCTTCGCCGGCGTGTTCGGCAAGATCGCAAGCTCCTATTTCCAGAAATACGGCGACCAGTCCGACGCGCTGGCGCTGATCGCCGCCAAGAACCACAAGAACGGCGTCGCCAATCCCTTCGCCCAGATGCGCAAGGATTTCGGCTTCGAGTTCTGCCGCGCCGAGAGCGAGAAGAACCCTTACGTCGCGGGCCCCCTGAAGCGCACCGATTGCTCGCTGGTTTCCGACGGCGCCGCGGCGCTGGTGCTGGCCGATGCCGAGACCGCCAAGGGCATGGGCAAGTCGATCGGCTTCCGCGCCACCGCGCATGCGCAGGACTTCCTGCCGATGTCCAAGCGCGACATCCTCCAGTTCGAGGGCTGCACGATTGCCTGGCAGCAAGCGCTGGAGAAGGCGGGCGTGACGCTCAACGACCTCTCGTTCGTCGAGACCCATGACTGCTTCACGGTTGCCGAGCTGATCGAGTACGAAGCGATGGGCCTGACACCGAGAGGGCAGGGCGCCCGCGCCATCAAGGAAGGCTGGACGCTCAAGGACGGCAAGCTCCCGGTCAATCCGTCCGGCGGTCTGAAGTCCAAGGGCCATCCGATCGGCGCCACCGGCGTCTCGATGCATGTGATGACTGCGATGCAGCTCGCAGGCCAGGCCCCCGAGGGCATGCAGCTCAAGAACGCCAAGCTCGGCGGCATCTTCAACATGGGCGGCGCGGCCGTGGCGAATTACGTATCGGTGCTCGAGCCACTGAAGTAGGCCTCGTCGGGTGGGCAAAGGCGCGCTTGCGCCGTGCCCACCCTTTTTTCCTTGCGTTAGATCATGGTTGGCCTGGTTCGCTTGGCCCACCCTACGGCTCCTGATTGCTAGGACGACATCATGAGCAACGACTACGACTATCTCTCGACGGACCAACTCAACGATCGCATTGCGATTCTCGAGGACAATATCCGCCAGCTGATCGAGCAGGCTGCAGCCGCATCCGGTGAGCAGAGCGAGTCGCGGATTGCCGACCGCATCAACCAGCAGAACGACGAGCTCGACCGTCTCATGAAGATCCGCGAATCCCGTCAGAAGAAATAGCAGCCGTCGCGCGCATGCAGCCATACGCCGGCCGCCCTTGCGCGCGCGGCGTCACTGCCCTTAGCTGGACCGTAATCGCGGGGCCGCTTCGAGAGCCCGCGCAATCGGGAGCGAACGGATGGGGCCGCTGAAGGGCATCAAGGTCGTCGACATGACCACCGTGCTGATGGGGCCCTATGCGACCCAGATGCTTGGCGATTACGGTGCCGACGTGATCAAGGTGGAATCGCTCGACGGCGACGTCACCCGCCTGATCGGCCCGACGCGCCATGCGGGGATGGGCCCGGTGTTCCTCAACACCAACCGCAGCAAGCGCTCGATCTGCCTTGACCTCAAGAAGCCCGCGGGGCGCGAGGCCGTGCTGCGGCTGCTGAAGGACGCCGACGTGCTCGTCTACAACGTCCGCCCGCAGGCGATGGCGCGGCTTCAGCTCGGCTACGATGTCGTCTCGGAGCTCAATCCGCGCCTGGTCTATGCCGGCGTGTTCGGTTTTGGTCAGGATGGGCCTTATGCGGCAAAGCCCGCTTATGACGATCTGATCCAGGGCGCCACGGCGCTCCCCGCGCTGATGGCGCAGACCGGCGACGGCGTGCCCCGCTACGTGCCGAACGCGCTGGTCGACCGCATCGTCGGCCTCACCGCCGTCGGAGCGATCTGTGCCAGCCTCGTGCACCGCGACGGCACCGGCCGCGGCCAGCGCGTCGACATCCCGATGTTCGAGACCATGGCGGGCTTCGTCATGGGCGACCACATGGGCGGGCTCACCTACGAGCCGCCGCTCGACAAGGGCGGCTATGCCCGCCACCTCTCGCGCGACCGCAGGCCGTACAAGACTTCGGACGGCTATCTCAGCGTCATCGTCTACAACGACAAGCAGTGGGAGAATTTCTTCAAGGCGACGGGGCGTGACGACCTGCGCGCCGATCCCAAATTCGCGACCTTCGCCGGCCGTGCCGCCAATATCGACGTCGTCTATGCCGAGCTCGCCCGCATTTTCGAGACGCGCAACACGGCCGAGTGGATCGAGCTGCTGACCAAGGCCGACGTGCCTGTGATGCCGATGCACGATCTCGCATCGATCCTGCACGACGAGCATCTGGAAGCGACCGGCTTCTTCCCGGTCGTGAACCATCCGACCGAGGGTCAGATCCGCAGCATGAAGGTGACGGCGACGTGGTCGGAGACCGAGGCTGAGCCGGTGCGTTTGGCACCGCGGCTCAACGAGCACGGTGCGGAGATTTTGCGCGAGATCGGCTACTCCCGAGACGAGATCGCCGCGATGGTCCGCGACGGCGTTACGCGCTCGGCGCCGGAGTAGGGAGGTAAAGATGACCAGAACCTCTCATCCGTCATTCCGGTGCGCGACGAAGTCGCGAGCCCGGAATCCATTCATCCTCCGCACATGCCGCGCGATGGATTCAGGGCGCGGCGCTTCGGGCCGCCCCGGAATGACAGCGGAGAGATAGCGAGATGAGCTTCATCACCGGCGCCGGCCTCACGTCCTATGGCAAGCACGAAGGCTTATCCTCGCTCGACCTGATGAGCAGGGCGGCGCAAGCCGCGCTTGACGATGCCGGGCTCAAGCGTGCCGAAATCGACGGCATCCTGTGCGGCTATTCCACCGTCTCGCCGCACATCATGCTGGCGACCGTATTCGCCGAGCATTTTGGCATCCGTCCGTCCTACGCCCACGCTGTGCAGGTTGGCGGCGCCACGGG encodes:
- the eda gene encoding bifunctional 4-hydroxy-2-oxoglutarate aldolase/2-dehydro-3-deoxy-phosphogluconate aldolase codes for the protein MPTTAQQNHLVALFKAATVIPVLTIERIQDAVPLARALVAGGVRTLEVTMRTPVAIEAARAMMAEVPEAVVGIGTILNPVDFTRVEKLGVAFGISPGLTPDLLKVASHSSLPFAPGIATASELMMALSYGFDVAKFFPAEQAGGISGLRSLRGPFPNVRFCPTGGVGEANAATWLAEPNVVAVGGSWLCPTAEIKAGNWAGITAICQRTLRALKPA
- a CDS encoding acetyl-CoA acetyltransferase: MTASIVGWAHTPFGKFDTETVESLVTRVANEAMADAGISASDVDEIVLGHFNAGFSAQDFTASLVLQADPKLRFKPATRVENACATGSAAVHQGLRAIAAGAAKIVLVVGVEQMTRTPGPEIGKNLLKASYLPEDGDTVGGFAGVFGKIASSYFQKYGDQSDALALIAAKNHKNGVANPFAQMRKDFGFEFCRAESEKNPYVAGPLKRTDCSLVSDGAAALVLADAETAKGMGKSIGFRATAHAQDFLPMSKRDILQFEGCTIAWQQALEKAGVTLNDLSFVETHDCFTVAELIEYEAMGLTPRGQGARAIKEGWTLKDGKLPVNPSGGLKSKGHPIGATGVSMHVMTAMQLAGQAPEGMQLKNAKLGGIFNMGGAAVANYVSVLEPLK
- a CDS encoding carbohydrate ABC transporter permease, which gives rise to MTTVDDQSVGMDYLESFPKKFLRVYLPLGLIVVFLLFPFYWMAVTTFKPDAEMYDYEKYNPFLIAHPTLEHIHKLFLETDYPQWMWNTVVVSVSSTFISLFASVCAAYAIERLRYKGSRYVGLAIFLGYLVPPSILFIPLAAIVFQLGLFDGNLALILTYPTFLIPFCTWLLMGYFRTIPYELEECALIDGATRLQILTKITLPLSLPGVISAGIFAFTLSWNEFIYALTFISSSENKTIPVGAITELVNGDVYHWGALMAAALTGSVPVVILYSFFVEYYVSAMTGAVKE
- a CDS encoding sugar kinase, translated to MASVACIGECMVELRQAQGGSAGQGGGLFSRGFGGDTLNTAVYLARLEVKVDYLTALGDDGMSEEMIAAWNAEGVGTRRVVRLPGKLPGLYMIQLDANGERQFFHWRDSAAARQLMSLPETDELLNSLLSYDIVYLSAITLSIYDAAGRDRLFAAIKRARLLGTRFVFDTNFRARGWPDRDLAREVFATAFAAADIVLTSTEDLLALYPGDSREQLMARIPTPELVFRLAEPVSMLRFPGVTYEVRAEPMTKPVVDTTAAGDSFAAAYIAARLGGSDPIEAAQAGHRLASLVICYPGAIIPGYAMPPKKRHRPATTRQATK
- the denD gene encoding D-erythronate dehydrogenase, with protein sequence MHILVLGAAGMVGRKLCERLLRDGRLGKSDITKLTMHDVVEPRKPEKAGFPVETVSGDFAVPGAAEKLIAGRPDVIFHLAAIVSGEAELDFDKGYRINLDGTRMLLDAVRLVGGGYKPRVVFTSSIAVFGAPFPDAIGDEFFHTPLLSYGTQKAIGELLLADYSRRGFLDGIGIRLPTICIRPGLPNKAASGFFSNILREPLAGKEAVLPVSEDVRHWHATPRSAVGFLLHAGTMDLAKVGPRRNLTMPGFSATVGEQIAALKRVAGDKVAARIKHELDPFIVGIVGGWPRNFEAKRARELGFTTEEKSFDDIIRIHIEDELGGNFVA
- a CDS encoding CaiB/BaiF CoA transferase family protein — its product is MGPLKGIKVVDMTTVLMGPYATQMLGDYGADVIKVESLDGDVTRLIGPTRHAGMGPVFLNTNRSKRSICLDLKKPAGREAVLRLLKDADVLVYNVRPQAMARLQLGYDVVSELNPRLVYAGVFGFGQDGPYAAKPAYDDLIQGATALPALMAQTGDGVPRYVPNALVDRIVGLTAVGAICASLVHRDGTGRGQRVDIPMFETMAGFVMGDHMGGLTYEPPLDKGGYARHLSRDRRPYKTSDGYLSVIVYNDKQWENFFKATGRDDLRADPKFATFAGRAANIDVVYAELARIFETRNTAEWIELLTKADVPVMPMHDLASILHDEHLEATGFFPVVNHPTEGQIRSMKVTATWSETEAEPVRLAPRLNEHGAEILREIGYSRDEIAAMVRDGVTRSAPE
- a CDS encoding carbohydrate ABC transporter permease; this encodes MAVMAEPVAAQVKRSSLWSRAFESRNFLGAMFMVPAIAILILFLAYPLALGFWLGMTDTKIGGVGRYIGFQNFVSLSKDSVFWLSVFNTIFYTVFASIVKFAIGLYLALLLNERLPFKSMLRAIVLLPFVVPTVLSAIAFWWIYDSQFSIISWVLIKAGLLTHYIDFLGDPWNARWSVVLANIWRGVPFVAITLLAGLQTISPSLYEAANLDGATNMQRFRHITLPMLSPIIAVVMTFSVLMTFTDFQLIYTITRGGPINATHLMATLSFQRAITGGNLGEGAAISNAMIPFLVAAILLSFFGLQRSRWQQGGRD